The following nucleotide sequence is from Mytilus trossulus isolate FHL-02 chromosome 9, PNRI_Mtr1.1.1.hap1, whole genome shotgun sequence.
AAGAATGACAGtctatgtaatgtatgtaacgAAGAAGAAGAGTATAaccacttttttatttcttgtcaatttttataaattttttggaAAAGTATTAATGAgttaatgataaaatcaaattcaaattttagagTATTATTAAAGCAATTagtctttggatataaaatttttgacaaaaaatattttgatgtgaatTATTTCCTTACAATTTTAGGTTTTTCCATATACAAATCATATTATGTAGCTAATCAGAAATTGACAAAGgtaaatgtttatcaaatttttgttcgaGAATACATAAAAAGATACAATGAAAACAGAACAATGAAACTTAATCCATTACTTAAGTCACTGAAAAGAAGTTTAGACGATTGAGAGAGtagaataaaacataatgtataaaaatgttatacaattgtattttaagaaatttatacattatacatattattataatttatacatatatataccagCAGCGATTGCTTACCTACATGTAGGTAATCAGTGGAATATAACAGGATGCATCAAGAAAAGCTTGGTTTCTTGGTGTAACAATGTAACAAGCatatttgatgaataaatatttaatgttgttaaaaaaaaagtttaagtatttccGTACTTTGAATGCATGTACTTACATTTCTTTTTGTCACGCATTTCTACAGTTCTATTGACCAGaatgactatatatatttaggCAGCAGTTTTACAATGACAAGTTGTAATATGTGAGCGCATTTTGGATCTGTGACACCTACTTTCTGTTTGAACTTTACACGACATGTTAAatcgaaacaaatattttcgtCACACttactaaaaaattaaaatgaccaATGAAATTCCAGTTACTGGTTTTGGTGCAGTTGTGGATACAAACTACTGAACGATCTAAAGACGAACAGGCAATTAACACATCAATCACTTACGGGAGTTTAACAATCTTTGACATTACACAATATTCATTAATTCCACAAACAGCCGAAACAGGGGAGCTAACTTAGGAGGAGATGATTTCTCAGACCTCTTCTTTCTTTGTCAGTATCAAAcatttaatactttttaaatatccCCATTATAATGATGTCATGCTCTTTTTGCTATATCTTTCCTCTATAATATAGGaagtataatattaaataaagtaaGTACAGAAAAGCGGTTCGGACGCaccaatatatattaatatgatCTTAAATAGAACGTTATTTGTATTGCGAACAATACAAATAAGGAGTGATCGTAAgcttacaaaaatataaatacatatataagatGAAtagtattcaaattatttagGTTGACTGTCCTCTTTAATATCACTAGTCTTTTTATGCTTCGCTTAATCTTTTTAAAGTATGGATTGTGTCATTTTATGGACGAAATCTAAAAATGAATCTGTTAAATCACACCTTTATGAATCACATCTacactgtgtatcatcgccaccggaaattgggtactaacgaagcggagagaagtagaaaaaaagtaaacaagttaagaattcattcaatttaaagcatttccactcatttgatgagggtgccgcttaagaaatgattttctgatatataattctttaaattattaggccgataagtacaaaattaatacaagattTTGTGTAAGACTCCAAAACTTTCCACTTAGTACCGGAAAATTTCGAGGTCGATCGTCCTCTGTCGCCCCATTCtcaagatattgaactgtttttcattatttttccagaCACGTTTTTCGATTATTATAGTGTGGCAtgatatttactgaaatttgttgtcaaaaagatgtttttttaaagaatatggaCAAAAACATTGATTGTTTGTTGTACGGCGAATTGCAGAACGTTGTACGGCGAAttgcaaaataacaacttttgcCTGTACGGCGTCTTGCaatgtattataatttttagaGGAAACTAATCACTGTTTAGATAATATCAAGTGacgatattttgttgatatcaaagcTTTACAGGcttacaaattacaaaatgtctTACTTTAATGTCTATTAAATATATGCCGTTAATTCAGTTCAGAAGGCCTCGTTGCGTACCGCTTTTCGATttgtaaaaaagttttttttcaaccatATTATCctgaattaatttatatatcGTTATACTACTAACGCCTTATTTGTTGTTAGGTTGAAACGTgttaattcaataaataaaccGTCCATTCATCTGTTTTTAGTGCTagcttattttttagataaaaacagtggagatgtggtatgatagcaaataagataactatccatcaggataaaataaagtttatgcAAGCGATTATATGctatcgtacggccttcaacaacgaaaaCTCGtaccttatacatgttatagtcgGCTAAAAAAGCACCGACAGAAAAATGTGGAAGGACtcaacaagaaaactaacggcttaacTCATATATAgtgtaataaaacaatttatgaaaacaacaaataagaTAGAGATGAAGAAACCACATGGGCTTACATAGGCTATGCCTGTTGCccaatccaattcaatttatttgaataaaatattgtttaaaataaacaaccaTCGAACCACAGGATCGACAATTCGGAcagataaaattaagaaaatactttgttttcatCGAATGTAAGGAGAAACAAATCGTGAATTGCATTTCGAATTAATTTTCTTGTcagtttctttttgaaaaatatataatttgcatACATCTATTCTTAAATGCTGTCAAGCAAATGGTTTTTCAATCTAAAGCATTTTATCCAGTGCATAATTAGATGGGAACATGTTAACAACACCTCGATTTTggcaaaaacagttaacaacaaattttaaatgctgATAAGAGTTAACAGCAACTTTAGTTTACCCTTTTTTCCAAACGAACccaaaagcaatgaaaaggggaagtGCATATGTTCACTGATGTATTCGAAAGTTTGACAACCACTGTACTAATTCGCAGAAATGCCAACTCGAGCTCCATAAGGAGTCATTAATAAAGCTGACTAATTTTCAGAAGACACAAGCaagtaccatattttttttattgacacatGGACAGACAATTGAACGGATGGAAAAGCAGACGTAGTGATTGACTCCAAGAAAAAGGACTATGTCATGAATAATCGAAATTGCTTCAAACACCAAAAGGGAGACTTCTTCTggttatgtatattgttgagtaaatgttttatgtcaATCAGTCGTAGCAAACTTGGGTTATCGTCATGACGTAGGAAAGTGTAACAAACAGATAGAATGAGTGAAAACTATGGGGcgcgaacatttttttttatggcgaGGGCTCTTATAAATTATGGTTACATCTGATCTCAGTCAGGGTATTCATACGACTCATTGCttacatgattttattaaaaggaATTACGAAGgtttactgatttttattttaaatcatcaaaacCAGTGTATATATCAGAAAGTAACATGTAAGCTGTCACAAATTGAAGCGCTCTTTCATCTCCAAGTCCCAATTAAGAACTCTGagctgatataaaaaaaaaccttggtcCATCTTTACATTTCTGAAGTCTTAGACTAGCAAATTTGACATCAATTTGAGAACCAAGTCCTCATTTTCGGCCTCTTCTACCAGGCCACACTGTTCAGTTATTTTACGAATTGCAAATTGAAAAGgtactttatttttcacaattccGTCCAGGTACTCTGGGTCAATATAACTTATCAAACATTCCATATACATctgaattattttcatcatagGACTGACCAGGGTTTTAGCTGGATAAGAAGTGGCCTTTCCTTTTAACGTTTTGGATACATTACAAATAGAAGGCATACATAACTACATTGGTTAGACGTATAAAGAGGGGCATGAGATATCCCTAAATATGTTTAACACTGCCGCATTTGTTGCACCTGCATGACCCAACTTGAGTCCGTAACCTttgctacatttgtatatagtcttgtatttatttcatttttttaaattttggttcatttatatgtttcaagaaacaaacattaaacttcTACCCCCTTTTTGTAGTTAAATGATTGCTCACTTAGGAGACAGCTTCAGGTATATCAATACACAGTTACAAGTTTAGTTTCGAATTATAGCCATggtgaattttctaaatatgaaagtttttgaccaattgaattgatttttagTTGAATGATATTAAAGCCTTCCTAGTGGGTTTATAAgaacatttagatttttttttagcatgttttatGAGCCATTTTTCAGTTTGAAAGTCCATACGTTCCTATCCGTACCGCCatagatttagaaattttgtattgtttttcaacaaagatttgacgctcgatcttttcaatttaattttatggaaaaaacagcagaaatgcatttaatttgttttaccttttgATAGATATATGTCTATGGTTTCAATCTTAttgattgaaaattgaaattttcctttggacCAAATTTTTTAGATCTTTGTGACGTGTTCAACCCcctattttgcaatatttggtaTCAAATAAATGCTGATTCTTGCCATtgttacacacaaaaaaaaaattatatttcaccATGATTACTAttggaaatcaaatctatggacacttctctttccataaatatacacatgcatAACTAAAATAGTAAGCCTTATTTATTAGGAAGGAagggaaagagggtgtttaaatttttttcccTATCTGTGAATTGACACCCACCCTAGTGCATAATTTTATCGTTGCGTTGGGTTGTTTCTTCTATTTGGTCGGGCTTctgtttctttgacattttcctcatttccattctcaattttattaaggaCTTACTATACTCAAAGATTTTTAAAGACATGTACAGTTACATATATGCTGAATATGTCACTCCTTTGCGGAAGcaacgtaaaaaaaaaagagatggaCAGAAAATTTTGATGTGATTCTTGTAAATAACAGTTAATATCAATTAACagagaaaataatgtcaaaaacaGTGAACACTTTAAGTATTAAGTAACAGATAACAGGAatctcaatttcaaataaacagttaacaacattgcaaattttaacaaaacagatTACAGACAGTGGGTCGAAAACAGttaacagtttttaaaatttatcagtcaaataaaacttttaaacaaattaaaaccttgaaaagaacaaaaacagTTTAACATAAAAGGGTACCCCCTCTCCCCACACCTTAGATATTTGAacttaatactttattttctttgaaaagacGGTAAATAACTATTCTAAAATTAGCAAGTTGCCATACAGTTGAAAACAAGTTGCCATACAGTAAATTTGTCAACACGAGCAAGTTGCCGTACCCtagactttattttttatggtctatattctttaaaatacatctttttgacaacaaatttcagtaaatatcatgccacactataataatctaaaaacgtgtctggaaaaatattgaaaaacagttcaatatcttgaGAATGGGGCTACCCTCGAAATTTTCCGGTACTAAGGGGCAAGTTTTGGAGTATTACACAAaatcttgtattaattttgtacttatcggcctaataattcatagaattatatatcagaaaatcatttcttaagcgGCACTCTCATCAAATGAgtggaaatgctttaaattgaacgaatttttaacttgtttactttttttctatttctctccgcttcgttagtacccaatttccggtggcgatgatacacagtgatctataaatattataatgttttgtaacttgtatatcATAAAGTGTTGAATATTCGCCTTctgtgatataaaaaaatatcgttagaattttatacatgtacttgtataaATTATTATGTGATCATATCAATGGGAGAATTGAAAACGGTAACAGTTGAGAATTTGTGTAAAGAATGTGACTGTGACAAACCAGTAGAATGGGTCTGTCTAGAATGTAACGTACCGGTCCATGATTTTTGTATTGCTGCACACATCAACAGACAGCCATCATTGACGCATAGTGTAATTCCAAACTTTGACGCCCGTAAGTACAGAAGTGTCTATTAATAAACAGactttcatttactttttattctgtttaatcagtttagaaattttattagaatttattttattattatctcTAACATAGTACcatgatatatttttacatgtaacaGTACTCCTTCGTGTCAAGAGTGTCATACTAGTATAATAATTCCTTCGTGCACTTAGGAGTCCTAATCAGTGTTAAGACACACTAACttcataatattatataaaaatataatatagattTCTGTACATAAGACAAAcccaaataattacaaaaaaaaaaaaaaaccaaagaaaataaatatttaaagatttcttgtttatgaatgttgaaaatttgtTTCTTACTGTTGAACAGTCGCgaattaatttattgattataacATTCTTCAAAACaaccttttatttcttttcccCTGTTATGTAAACGTTTATTGGGGGCAGttattatagaaattttaactTCTGACACCTTTTAGCAATATAACAGGTAAACCTGTGATACTCTAGCCACCTGTAATATGCATTTACCTGTAAAAATCAAAccttttggagaaaaaatacaaatatacatgtataattatgatagtaaaagtttttttactttgtaaacGATAGAGAAACCAAAACTTATTTATGTGTggaacttttaaattttacaatttattcttCAAAAAGCTTCAATATTCGTGGattgaaaactggaaaatatGTTCCTCTTGTGTCCATTCTGTTGCATGAATAGTCCGATACACTTTACCATCATAGttaatacaaagaaaatagttgaCCGCCAATCAAAATCGATTTTACTATTGGCTAGCATTTCCGGTTTTATCTAAAATTATCGAATTTACGACTTGTGTTTAATTCACTTGGTCGAGGTTAACTATCATTGTCGAAACAATTCACCTTGTCGACTGTAAATGCATTATCAAATTAGTAACTATCATTGTCTGCGCGCGAGTCACATTAATTAGACCATCTATGATGGTCGACCGTAAAGTATACTTTACGCCGTACATCTATAATGGTCGACCTATAATCTATCATTGTCGCCGATAAACTGTGATTATCTATTAATGTGCTTTGCGCGTTCCATACATATACACAGATCGTTTACAAGTTGTTCAATTAAGCGCAATGACTGTATGTGAGAATATTAAGCACGCGCCCAGACACAGTTTGATTAAACTTGTAATTTAGGTTTTAGTATTACGGTATTTATTGTGgagtaaaagcgttgaccgtaaAAACATTCACAAATTCATGTACGCAAAGTGTTTCGgtcaatgcttttttttatccagataaacatgataaatgtaaacAAGAATCATTCATTCAGCCACTATCTCGGAAGTCCTTATATATTGTTCTTCGTCTTGGCAGTTGCTAATTAGTTTTTAATAGCATATAAAAACTGCTAGGGTTtaccaaatatttcaatagcATTGGGCTTCTTATTCCGTTATAGACAATCGAAATTGAAAGCCTGGCAAAAGTGTTATTGAACATACAATAATACTAACTTAAGATTCTCAAAATAAAAGTCGAAGCCATTAAGCAAAGACCTAGACTAGCATTAACTAAACCTCgttatttacaaatgtacatgcaccactaataatacatttattcaaaatcactatttttctctttcttttatatttccattaatattttttttcagtcacGCAAGGACGTGTGCTTGGAACGAAAACAGTCACAAAGCCTCGTGTTGACAAAATCATAGTTTGTGGCCCTGGAATTGAACCAATTGGACTGGTCGGAGAATTCGACAGCACATTTAATATAGAAACATATGGTGCAGGTCACGGCCATCTGAATATACAGATAGTTGGACCGAAAGGTAGagtattttttattcaactatTTTAGGGTATAAATCAGGTCAAgtttttcaaatacatgtatgttgttcTTTACGTTTCATAAAGATTcaataaacgaaaacaaaaaaaaataataaaagaaaaataatgtcgAAAATTAGGACAACAATATAACTAACATTTAAATTTGCGTTAGTGTGTTggcatgggatttttttttttgggagggAGAGGGGGTGGTGGTTAGAAAGGGACTTTAAAAAAGGACACAACcaatatattttctttgattttgtttgtttacctCAAGTGGATAAACAAGTATTAATGACCAGAGACACATGTCCAAATATGAAAGTTCCCTCCATATCCATTCATATTCATTCTTATGGAATAGCCATAAGGAGTTGCATATTGCATATATGATATTCTTTGCAGTATACACTTAAAGGTtgtatttctgtaaatatagaaagtGCAATTATTACCCATAGGAACTTTTTTACGGCTAAAaatgtaccacttttactatgaagtttcgtAAAGAATTATATGCactactatttttttcaaaggtcaaaacaaGGGCTGTGCGggatattttcaacattttatgcCTCGGACTTCTAAACTCAAGTTGTGTCTCTACGACCTGAAGCATACAGATCATATCTGGGAACCAGTaggttaacaaaacaaaatatctatgaacattaaatttaatttctatccaaaaagaggcgtggtttgcgaaacagctgtatttacaaagtgcaacctatataTCAACACAATTTCATTGCGCAAtggaaagtgttttttttttttttttaaagttttcattatacagGTATTTCAATGCGCCTTGGAAATGTTTTTAGTATACAGGTACACTAACTACCAACAGCTCTATAAGTAAAGTACAAACAACTAATTGATAATCTAAATATAAACCAGAAAAGCCCAAAAACAGACAGTCAATTTAAGGTCAATATTGTATAGTTTAATTACTTTGATCAATCTGGGACCGATATAATGTATTAGTCCAAggatgaatgacaaaattaatacacTAGAAAATGACGTTtcgtttcaaaacatttacaaacCAGCCGTTCTTTGACTTTTCGATAATTTGTCAATTGGTGTATGGCTTTTGTTCATAATCTTATTTTGTCCATGATGAGCCAAGATGAGAATATTGGAACAAAAATGAATGCATACAAGATATGTTAAAacttcaaatgtttttatatttatatacgaTTCAGGGGCATTCGAAGTCAAAATGGTGCCACACAGTGAAAGGAAGACGACCATAATGTGTTCATATGATGCAAAGGATGTCGGTGAATACACAATCACTGTCACGTGGTCTGGTTTAGAAGTACCCGGATCCCCATTCAAAGTTGTACTTACAGACCAGATAGATTCAAGTCTATAATTTCTTTCAGTGTTGAAAATAAACCTGTGtgcaatattttgtttctttgacaATATTTCTATTCTTGTTCAGtgccaaaaatatatttgttgtagTGAATCAAGCATTAATTTATccaataaaacaattcataaacCAATGAACATTCTTAAATGTTTATCTGTAATGTGGTTGATAATAATATCATGGGTTAACAAtagtagctgactatgcagtatgggtttgtttcattgttgaagaccgtacgttgacctatcgTTGtaaacttctatgtcatttggtctctggtggagatttatctcaatggcaatcaaaccacatctttttttttttaaatatttacagttGCTCCCTCTTTTACACTCTTTGCTCAGACTCCCCCACTTATTCCCACGCCATCTAGTTCAAAATACCATTTTATTTACTAAAGATCACACTGTCGGTCGCCAATGTCCGAacttttcatattaaaaaaatatgatatatgattCCCTTGTGCACACTGCATGTTTCTGAAATAAACACTCGAGACCCAAAATTTGGAAAGCCTAAAATATCAAACACTAGCTAGAGAATCAAAAACTAAAATGACCTACATAGTACAGTCTTTTGTTTACCGAATCGtactttttgtataaatttatcttAAGTTTTCAATAATGTTCATGCAGATGGATGTTTACGCGAGGAACAATTATATTGGACTTTAAAACGTGCATGTAACTAAGTATAATATgt
It contains:
- the LOC134683985 gene encoding uncharacterized protein LOC134683985 isoform X2; amino-acid sequence: MGELKTVTVENLCKECDCDKPVEWVCLECNVPVHDFCIAAHINRQPSLTHSVIPNFDALTQGRVLGTKTVTKPRVDKIIVCGPGIEPIGLVGEFDSTFNIETYGAGHGHLNIQIVGPKGQNKGCAGYFQHFMPRTSKLKLCLYDLKHTDHIWEPGHSKSKWCHTVKGRRP
- the LOC134683985 gene encoding filamin-A-like isoform X1; the protein is MGELKTVTVENLCKECDCDKPVEWVCLECNVPVHDFCIAAHINRQPSLTHSVIPNFDALTQGRVLGTKTVTKPRVDKIIVCGPGIEPIGLVGEFDSTFNIETYGAGHGHLNIQIVGPKGAFEVKMVPHSERKTTIMCSYDAKDVGEYTITVTWSGLEVPGSPFKVVLTDQIDSSL